One genomic window of Choloepus didactylus isolate mChoDid1 chromosome 27, mChoDid1.pri, whole genome shotgun sequence includes the following:
- the SYCN gene encoding syncollin — MSPLSSLLLALALAAGPGARGACPVPADLKLADGTRTCAKLYDKSDPYYDNCCAGAELSVEPGADLPFLPSDWADTASSLVVGQRCELVVWSLPGKAGKTRKFSAGSYPRLEEYRRGIFGNWANSIAGLYCRCS, encoded by the exons ATGTCCCCGCTGAGCTCGCTGCTGCTGGCCCTGGCCCTGGCGGCTGGCCCTGGCGCCCGCGGAGCGTGTCCGGTGCCCGCCGACCTGAAGCTCGCGGACGGGACGCGCACGTGCGCCAAGCTCTACGATAAGAGCGACCCCTACTACGACAACTGCTGCGCGGGGGCCGAGCTGTCGGTGGAGCCCGGCGCCGACCTGCCCTTCCTGCCCTCCGACTGGGCCGACACCGCCTCGTCGCTGGTGGTGGGGCAGCGCTGCGAGCTCGTGGTGTGGTCGCTCCCCGGCAAGGCCGGCAAGACGCGCAAGTTCTCGGCCGGCTCCTACCCGCGCCTGGAGGAGTACCGCCGCGGCATCTTCGGCAACTGGGCCAACTCCATCGCCGGGCTCTACTGCAG GTGCTCTTGA
- the NCCRP1 gene encoding F-box only protein 50 — protein sequence MEEVADPPALGGGMQAEQPSGPLEPPPSPPPPAAPETPESPEPKQPSEAYARQLLLEEWGPPGWSLELPPRLSWKLLLLRRPLYRNLLRSPNPEGINIYEPAPPTSPTQQPLETLGNFTGWYIRTEKLQRDRSWTVKQQCVNLLAQGLWEELLDDEQPDITIMDWFEDSRLDACVYELHVWLLAADRRTVIAQHHAAPQTSGRGPPGRWVQVSHVFRHYGPGVRFVHFLHKTKNRIEPGGLRRTRVTDSSVSVQLRE from the exons ATGGAGGAGGTGGCCGACCCACCCGCGCTCGGCGGCGGGATGCAAGCTGAGCAGCCCTCGGGGCCCCTGGAGCCGCCGCcctcgccgccgccgcccgcggcCCCGGAGACCCCCGAGTCCCCCGAGCCCAAGCAGCCGTCCGAGGCCTACGCCCGGCAGCTGCTGCTGGAGGAGTGGGGGCCGCCGGGCTGGAGCCTGGAGCTGCCCCCGCGCCTCAGCTGGAAGCTGCTCTTGCTGCGCCGCCCGCTCTACCGCAACCTGCTGCGCTCGCCCAACCCCGAAG GCATCAACATCTATGAACCAGCACCCCCTACCAGTCCCACCCAGCAACCCCTGGAGACCCTGG GTAATTTCACCGGGTGGTACATTAGAACCGAAAAGCTCCAGCGGGACCGCAG CTGGACGGTGAAGCAGCAGTGTGTGAACCTTCTGGCCCAGGGCCTGTGGGAGGAGCTCCTTGATGATGAGCAGCCAGATATTACCATCATGGACTG GTTCGAGGACAGCCGGCTAGACGCCTGTGTCTACGAGCTGCACGTCTGGCTGCTGGCAGCCGACCGTCGCACCGTTATCGCACAGCACCACGCTGCCCCCCAGACCTCTGGGAGAGGCCCCCCTGGCCGCTGGGTCCAG GTGTCCCACGTATTCCGCCACTATGGCCCCGGTGTGCGCTTTGTCCACTTCCTGCACAAGACCAAGAACCGGATTGAGCCCGGCGGGCTGCGGCGGACCAGAGTGACCGACTCCTCCGTGTCTGTGCAGCTGAGGGAGTGA